A window of Oryza glaberrima chromosome 2, OglaRS2, whole genome shotgun sequence genomic DNA:
TACACACGTTAGGATTTGTATcgatctctttttctttctttggccGCTGTAAAATAGCGAAGATAGAGGGCCACTCAGTCGGAATTGACGGACGAATCGGTCGGAATTGACTCACGAAAATTTTGTGACGAAAGGAAAATTACGATTCTTTATATTAGTTAAGATTTATGAATTTGATCGGCCAGTCGTCCGTCGAAATCATGGAGGAGGCAGTCGACGCATCTGCCGCTCTGGATCCCAAGCTTGCTCCTCTGCTGCTGTtcggcggccacggcgacgcCACGTTCCTGTACAGCGTGCCGAAGAGAGCGCTGCTGGCGCCAATGCCAACGCCAACGAgggtgggcgacggcggcgtcgacgacatGATGAGAGGCCACCGCTGGTGGACCACGGCGCAGGGCTGGTTGCTCATGGCGCGCCGCGGCTCGCCGTGCACTTTCCTATGGGACCCTTTCACCGGCCGCCGTGTCAGGTTGCCCCCCGACCACGACGGCACCGTCCTCACCGCCGAAGGCAGCCATCGCCGGAGGTGCCTCCTGTCATGCTGTGGTCCCATGGACCCGACCAGCTGCACCGTGCTCGTCATCGACCTCGCCGACCCGGAGCTCTGGTATTGCCGTCCCGGCGACAACCACTGGGTGAAGCTCCATCAGCAACCGTACCAGTACCGCAACCCTGCCCACCGTGACGCCATCATCAGGTTTTTACGCAAGTTTACGGCGATCGACGGCAAGTTCTACACCGAACTACACACCGGCAATGTCGGCGTCCTCGAGTTCTCGCCGGAGGTTGCCGAGGGGAACTAATTCCCCTCGGCCCATCGGCACCCGTTGTCAAGCGTTATCAAATCCATGCAGGCTCTTAAGTCGTGTAGTTATACAAAGTCACAAACCTGTATTATCGACGAAAATCTCGTTCCTTGTAGATTGAGATGCATGGCCTCTCTGTTTACTTTAAACATCATTCAAGCGGACAACAGGTGGATGCTAATTTGCCTAAAACCGACATTTTTTATCTTCACTAATAGCTGATCCATTTTGCTGTGCTACTTATTTACTGTTCTCTGCAATGACTGTTTGGAGATGCTGCTCCACAAAATTCAGTGGTGAATAGATGTGTCTTGTGTATTTATCATACATCTGTTCACTTTAAGCCAATATTCGAGCCTTTTGCCCTGTTACATCAAATTGCATTATTCACTTAAATAAATAGGTATGAATAAGGTTACTCAAAAAAATGCTTTCGCAGCAACAAATCTGACAAAACTGCAAAAGTTCACCCTTAAGAagagggatatatatatatagcattggTTCTGCACTTCTGCATGCTAAAGTACTCCACATGATACAGCAGGCTGGCTTTCCATCCATAAGGTTACAAATGGGCAGGATTGCCGTTTCTGTTTGAGATAAACCAAAGGAGTTGCAAGTTAGAATAAAGCATTTATAGTCACATCATGCATACAGTTTCAGTACAAGATACAACACACAGCGAACTGGCAATAGATTGCTTTTTTGTAAATCTTAGCACTCCAATGCAGCTTGAGCTTGATTAGTTCCAGGTGTTGACAGACGGTCCTGTGACTGGTTGCTCATCTAGGGCACGGCGCAACTCCTCAAAGAAGTTCATCTGTACTACCAATGACCACAGAAAAGGAATCAGAGTACAGAAACTAAGACGTAGGAGAACAGTATGACAAAATCGCAGGTTCAATATACCTGATGAGGAAGTTTCATGTGACCATGACCCCATGATGATCCACTAGATCCAGAGTACATCACCGGCTTATCTGGCAAAACATCAACAGCATTTAATAGGTTACTTTGGTTTAGTGCTTCCCGTTGGTACAACTGACATGAAAATTCACTTGAGTGCACAGGGTACTTGATGGTGTTCATAGTAACATATTAACATCACGAATTGCTATACAATACTATAATTGCTAGCACCATAATTGTGCGGCGTCACTACTGTTGCCAACACTTTATATTCACCTCCATATTTCTATCATAACTTATGAAACGGTAATCTAAATTAAACATAGGTCTAGGATAGTATGCCAGGTCTTGTAGAAATTGATCCTAAAATATCTAAAGATTCCTCTACCATGATTCATGTCATAGTAAATCTCCCATCATGCGGCCTGAATTTGCTTAAGGACTCACCAGGGGAATCATATGACTGATCATTGTACAAGTTCATTGCTGCAGCCCAACCTACAGGGGAAAAGCAGCAAAGGTTTTATTATCACATAAGAAGAATGGTTGTAAATAAAGTTGGTTCAAAATTAGTACAGCAACTGTAGGAATACATCTTTGTTATATATGCCTAGACCATCCTTGATTAAAAGTTGCCTAACTTCCGGTAAATTACCGGTGGCATATGCACAATTGCACATAAAGAGAACAGTTGATGGTATGATTAATGAACAAAAAAGATAGGATAAGCAGTAGGTACACAGTTTGAATATTCTTCCATGTTACTAACATGCAGAGAACcccaaaataaatcacaacAGGTGCTCCACGTATTTTTCTTTACAACTTACAGTATCTGAATATTGGATTATCAGCCTGTGTAAACTTATTAAAGCAATGGGCGGTTCTGTAATATACTGCATGTGCTTTTActacttacttcctccgtcccaaaatataagcatttttggacCACGACATAGTATTCGAGATGCTAcattgaccaacaatatctataaaaataaaatgttttaaataaaaagagttgcatataataatagtttgattaatgataaatctagtaacatcaatttcacattattgattttttttatttttttgctactaatagttaaagttaaaaatggttGACTTAGccctatgctaaaaatgcttatattttgggacagagtagTATGTTATTACTGTAGACATAATGTATCACTACCACAATAACATGCAACAATTCCCAGAAAGTCAAAAAGATAAGAACTTATATCATAGAAATTCTACAAGCATTTAAAAGGGCAGCTTCGTCTCTCTGAGAAACATACGGTCATTGAGAAGCTGGGCAGCCTCACTGGCACAACATCCCTCCAAGGGTATTAATCTTGTTTGACTGTAATCATTCTGAGGATTGCTGAAAAAAGTCTCATGAGGGATAATTGGTGGAAGGTTCTTTAATGAAGGAGCATGGCTGTTCTCTCCAtcattattgtacaaataactAGCCTTCTCAGCCCTATCTGTTTGGTATAACAAAAGTGTTACAGTGtcagccaaaaaaaatcacctcgtaaattaaattgttatgCTTAAACATACAgataaatcattaaaaaaacacatggaTAAGGAAAAGATAgcccataaaaaaattattggaaATATGAATAATCAAATAAAGACATGTCAAGGTTAGAAGATTCTGGACAGCTATTGGTCATAATAAGTAAACTCTGAGTAAAAAACACATTTGACTTGTAAATGACTGATTGTGGGGATTATGATTGCAGGTAGCTTGCATTAGATGCATGAAGTTGCATGTTGTACAGAGTATTGGCATCATTAATACAATGGAGTAGAGGGGCTCA
This region includes:
- the LOC127763101 gene encoding uncharacterized protein LOC127763101 produces the protein MNLIGQSSVEIMEEAVDASAALDPKLAPLLLFGGHGDATFLYSVPKRALLAPMPTPTRVGDGGVDDMMRGHRWWTTAQGWLLMARRGSPCTFLWDPFTGRRVRLPPDHDGTVLTAEGSHRRRCLLSCCGPMDPTSCTVLVIDLADPELWYCRPGDNHWVKLHQQPYQYRNPAHRDAIIRFLRKFTAIDGKFYTELHTGNVGVLEFSPEVAEGN
- the LOC127762594 gene encoding uncharacterized protein LOC127762594, with amino-acid sequence MKKNRANNRRKSGDRAEKASYLYNNDGENSHAPSLKNLPPIIPHETFFSNPQNDYSQTRLIPLEGCCASEAAQLLNDRWAAAMNLYNDQSYDSPDKPVMYSGSSGSSWGHGHMKLPHQMNFFEELRRALDEQPVTGPSVNTWN